One segment of Altererythrobacter sp. Root672 DNA contains the following:
- a CDS encoding type IV secretion system protein: MSVSLDPATCQQALDGVGSGVAASLYAVDCAATATAQAAFGRLFGTDGALLPVLTILLTLFVAFFAFALITGRSNLGIASLTPRMMTLGLVLTFATSWIAYQGVVWNLAVGAPDQIASLLMGTRGSATQLFAGRIDIVFSALMEADNARNAGGAGAAAVSTFSPPGLMWLGATLLLLGTVGILATTRIALAVLLALGPVFVVLALFPATRGLFTGWLKGVIMLALAPLFAVLCGTLMLELSVPVLRTLIEAPNGEIDPRAAMAFFVIGAVHLSLMIMALKVAGTMVAGWTVFGLAGSSKETSGGSTMSSGRMPPAAQAIAPAAQAAAAAPPPSREIRLSATTPVAANDTAGVAGGTSHETRIVGSSTMTAPQAAASSANASLSRARGVGSRFRAAPNKMPETFR; encoded by the coding sequence GTGAGCGTGTCGCTCGATCCGGCCACTTGCCAGCAGGCGCTCGACGGCGTCGGCAGCGGTGTGGCCGCGAGCCTCTATGCGGTCGACTGCGCCGCCACTGCCACCGCGCAAGCCGCGTTCGGTCGCCTGTTCGGCACCGACGGCGCGCTGCTGCCGGTCCTGACGATCCTGCTGACGCTGTTCGTCGCCTTCTTCGCCTTTGCCCTGATCACCGGCCGCTCGAACCTCGGCATCGCCTCGCTGACGCCGCGGATGATGACGCTCGGCCTGGTGCTGACCTTTGCCACCAGCTGGATCGCCTATCAGGGCGTGGTGTGGAACCTCGCGGTCGGGGCGCCCGACCAGATCGCCAGCTTGCTCATGGGTACGAGAGGCTCAGCGACGCAGCTGTTCGCGGGGCGGATCGACATCGTGTTCAGCGCGCTGATGGAGGCCGACAACGCCCGAAACGCCGGCGGCGCCGGAGCGGCCGCGGTCTCGACTTTCTCGCCGCCGGGCCTGATGTGGCTGGGCGCGACGCTGCTGCTGCTCGGCACGGTCGGCATCCTCGCCACCACCCGCATCGCCCTCGCCGTATTGCTGGCGCTCGGCCCAGTGTTCGTAGTGCTGGCCCTGTTCCCCGCGACGCGCGGCCTGTTCACGGGCTGGCTCAAGGGCGTGATCATGCTGGCCCTGGCACCGCTGTTCGCCGTGCTCTGCGGCACGCTGATGCTCGAGCTTTCGGTGCCGGTCCTGCGCACCTTGATCGAGGCCCCCAACGGCGAGATCGATCCGCGCGCGGCCATGGCCTTCTTCGTGATCGGCGCGGTGCATCTGTCGCTGATGATTATGGCGCTCAAGGTCGCCGGCACGATGGTGGCCGGATGGACCGTGTTCGGCCTCGCCGGTTCGAGCAAGGAAACGAGCGGCGGCTCGACGATGAGTTCCGGTCGCATGCCGCCCGCCGCCCAGGCGATCGCGCCTGCCGCCCAAGCCGCTGCCGCCGCGCCGCCGCCTTCGCGTGAGATCAGGCTCTCTGCCACGACGCCGGTTGCCGCCAACGACACCGCTGGCGTCGCGGGAGGCACGAGCCACGAGACCCGCATCGTCGGTTCCAGCACCATGACCGCGCCCCAAGCCGCTGCCAGCAGCGCCAACGCCTCCCTTTCGCGCGCACGCGGCGTCGGTAGCCGCTTCCGCGCCGCCCCCAATAAAATGCCGGAGACTTTCCGATGA
- a CDS encoding TrbG/VirB9 family P-type conjugative transfer protein, whose protein sequence is MNRPLIAAALLAGSVLLPSVALADDPRLVERVYDPNKVVRIEGKPNVQAAIRFAEDEHIENVAIGDSNAWQVTPNKRANLLFVKPLSERAVTNMTVVTDRHTYLFDLVASPGSRNPIYVLAFKYPEDEAAVQQADAEAVVPQAPNAVEAAAVSDPYAVVDPAELNFAWQSSGDTSLLPAQVYDDGEATFLTWAPGTTLPAILVKDYEGTEGPVNFAVRGDVIVVDGVPREIVLRAGDDMAKLANRGPARPPKQAQPGIARANGQPATEVK, encoded by the coding sequence ATGAACCGCCCCCTTATCGCCGCCGCCCTGCTCGCCGGGTCGGTCCTGCTGCCGAGCGTCGCGCTCGCTGACGACCCCCGCCTGGTCGAGCGGGTCTACGATCCGAACAAGGTCGTGCGCATCGAGGGCAAACCCAACGTCCAGGCCGCGATCCGCTTCGCCGAGGACGAGCACATCGAGAACGTCGCCATCGGCGATTCCAACGCCTGGCAGGTGACCCCGAACAAGCGCGCAAACCTGCTGTTTGTTAAGCCGCTGTCCGAACGCGCGGTCACCAACATGACCGTGGTCACCGACCGCCACACCTACCTGTTCGACCTTGTCGCCAGCCCGGGAAGCCGCAACCCGATCTACGTTCTCGCGTTCAAGTACCCTGAGGACGAGGCCGCAGTTCAGCAGGCCGATGCCGAGGCGGTCGTGCCGCAAGCGCCCAACGCCGTCGAAGCGGCCGCGGTGAGCGATCCCTATGCGGTGGTCGACCCGGCCGAACTCAACTTCGCCTGGCAGAGCTCCGGCGATACCTCGCTGCTGCCGGCACAAGTCTATGACGATGGCGAAGCGACGTTCCTGACCTGGGCGCCCGGCACGACGCTGCCCGCGATCCTCGTCAAGGACTACGAAGGCACCGAAGGCCCGGTCAATTTCGCGGTGCGCGGCGATGTCATCGTGGTCGACGGAGTGCCGCGCGAAATCGTGCTGCGCGCCGGTGACGACATGGCAAAGCTCGCCAATCGCGGGCCCGCCCGTCCGCCCAAACAGGCACAGCCGGGAATCGCCCGCGCCAATGGCCAGCCCGCAACGGAGGTGAAGTGA
- a CDS encoding TrbI/VirB10 family protein, translating to MKLAMRLPEKGRAAAASDPRDEVSAEVIDLASRTAYPVVGQRKGRSDALGLAAGVGFVALLGAATLWGLNTTRMGDEQQAAVPQPAAPAPFVAPPAPAQPAPVAAPAVQPDPAPAPILAQVPGVAMMPATNPYSSPTLVFDASSLPIPIAEAIAEATAAGQTEGRPQGDDFASRIGGVGGGPTQARNDIDPKTTVTQGTLIPAVLETAINTDVPGFVRAVVSQDVRSFDGTRVLVPRSSRLIGQYQSGLQAGQKRAYVIWTRLIRPDGVSVALASPGTAYDGSGGLPGKVDTHFFQRFGSAILLSVIGGLAATSSGGSSVIVGGGQTAASTALQQNGQISPTVRVRPGEPIRVVTARDLDFSTAPRL from the coding sequence ATGAAGCTCGCCATGCGTCTTCCGGAAAAGGGCCGGGCCGCTGCCGCCAGCGACCCGCGTGACGAGGTCTCGGCCGAAGTCATCGACCTCGCCAGCCGCACCGCCTACCCGGTCGTCGGCCAGCGCAAGGGCCGCTCCGACGCGCTCGGCCTTGCTGCCGGTGTCGGCTTCGTCGCCTTGCTCGGCGCCGCGACGCTGTGGGGTCTCAACACCACGCGCATGGGCGACGAGCAGCAGGCCGCTGTGCCCCAGCCCGCCGCGCCCGCGCCGTTCGTGGCGCCGCCCGCTCCGGCCCAGCCGGCTCCGGTGGCCGCGCCCGCCGTGCAGCCCGACCCCGCCCCGGCGCCGATCCTGGCGCAAGTTCCCGGCGTTGCGATGATGCCGGCGACCAATCCTTATTCCTCGCCGACGCTGGTGTTCGACGCCAGCTCGCTGCCGATACCGATTGCCGAGGCGATCGCCGAAGCCACCGCGGCGGGCCAGACCGAAGGCCGGCCCCAGGGTGACGACTTCGCCAGCCGCATCGGCGGCGTCGGTGGCGGTCCGACCCAGGCGCGCAACGACATCGATCCCAAGACCACGGTCACCCAGGGCACGCTGATCCCGGCAGTGCTCGAAACCGCGATCAACACCGACGTGCCCGGCTTCGTTCGCGCCGTGGTGAGTCAGGACGTACGCAGCTTCGACGGCACGCGCGTGCTCGTCCCGCGCAGCTCGCGCCTGATCGGGCAGTACCAGTCGGGCCTGCAAGCCGGCCAGAAGCGCGCCTACGTGATCTGGACGCGCCTGATCCGTCCCGACGGCGTCTCGGTGGCGCTCGCGTCGCCCGGCACCGCCTATGACGGTTCGGGCGGGTTGCCCGGCAAGGTCGACACGCACTTCTTCCAGCGCTTCGGCTCGGCGATCCTGTTGTCGGTCATCGGCGGGCTGGCCGCCACCAGCAGCGGCGGATCTTCGGTGATCGTCGGCGGCGGCCAGACCGCGGCTTCGACGGCGCTGCAGCAGAACGGCCAAATCTCGCCGACCGTACGTGTGCGTCCGGGCGAGCCGATCCGTGTGGTCACCGCGCGCGACCTCGACTTCTCGACCGCACCGCGCCTGTAA
- the virB11 gene encoding P-type DNA transfer ATPase VirB11 yields MSARVHPLPTSASTGAEEPPAPVSGSVYLDAYLAPFSEWLARDTVTEILVNRPGEVWIEDAAHPGMQRIETSVIDDKLVQRLAEQVARVSHQGINREHPLLGATLPDGARIQVCGPPATRKHWALAIRRHRRLDLPLDAYDRGPLQPVREPVLPDPVAEPVAFLRAAIAARKTILISGGTSTGKTTFLNAMLGEIPQHERVVLVEDTAELRLPGANGVGLIAVKGELGEARVTANELLQSALRLRPDRIVLGELRGAESVSFLRAINTGHPGSFSTIHANSPRGALEQLALMVMQTGIGLTRSDTVAYAASVIDIIVQLDRVEGKRGISAISWSKDLA; encoded by the coding sequence ATGAGCGCCCGCGTCCATCCCTTGCCGACCTCGGCATCAACCGGGGCTGAGGAGCCTCCCGCTCCGGTCAGCGGTAGCGTCTATCTCGACGCCTATCTCGCCCCATTTAGCGAATGGCTGGCGCGCGACACGGTGACCGAGATCCTGGTCAACCGGCCGGGCGAAGTGTGGATCGAGGACGCCGCGCATCCCGGCATGCAGCGGATCGAGACTTCGGTGATCGACGACAAGCTGGTCCAGCGCCTCGCCGAGCAGGTCGCGCGGGTCAGCCACCAGGGCATCAACCGCGAGCATCCCTTGCTCGGAGCCACCCTACCCGACGGCGCCCGTATCCAGGTCTGCGGCCCACCCGCGACGCGCAAGCACTGGGCGCTGGCGATCCGCCGCCACCGCCGCCTCGACCTGCCGCTCGACGCCTATGACCGCGGGCCGCTCCAGCCGGTCCGCGAACCGGTGCTGCCCGATCCGGTCGCCGAGCCCGTCGCGTTCCTTCGTGCCGCCATCGCCGCGCGCAAGACGATCCTCATTTCCGGTGGCACCTCGACCGGCAAGACCACCTTCCTCAACGCCATGCTCGGCGAAATCCCGCAGCATGAACGCGTGGTGCTGGTCGAAGACACCGCCGAGCTTCGCCTTCCGGGCGCCAACGGCGTCGGCCTGATCGCGGTGAAGGGTGAGCTCGGCGAAGCGCGCGTCACCGCCAACGAACTGCTCCAGTCGGCCCTTCGCCTGCGCCCCGACCGCATCGTGCTCGGCGAATTGCGCGGCGCGGAGAGCGTGTCGTTCCTGCGCGCGATCAACACCGGCCACCCCGGCAGCTTCTCGACCATCCATGCCAACTCCCCGCGCGGCGCGCTGGAGCAGCTGGCGCTCATGGTCATGCAGACCGGCATTGGCCTCACGCGAAGCGATACGGTCGCTTATGCCGCGTCGGTGATCGACATCATCGTCCAGCTCGACCGCGTCGAGGGCAAGCGCGGGATCAGCGCGATTTCGTGGAGCAAGGATCTGGCCTGA
- a CDS encoding GNAT family N-acetyltransferase has protein sequence MADADLTVRMAPSVGSLPAEGWDALAGSRNPFMSHAFLTALEDSESVGPGTGWTPAPLVIEDGAGHLLAALPAYAKGHSQGEYVFDHAWADAWERAGGAYYPKLQIAAPFTPATGPRLLLSDPAYAAPLLKAAQRVCRQLEFSSAHATFVEPEQVALFEQAGWLPRSDIQFHWHNRGYATFEDFLAELASRKRKAIRKERQAAQEGVEIRALAGAEIRPEHWDAFWLFYQDTGSRKWGSPYLTRSAFDLFSERMGEQVLLVMAFEEGRPIAGALNFIGEEAIYGRYWGCVVDKPFLHFELCYYQAIDAAIERGLARVEAGAQGGHKLARGYEPVRTWSMHYIADPGFRAAVADFLERERAGVAQDQLYLGERTPFRKG, from the coding sequence ATGGCAGACGCCGACCTCACAGTCCGCATGGCCCCTTCGGTGGGCTCGCTGCCCGCAGAGGGCTGGGACGCCCTCGCAGGCAGCCGCAATCCGTTCATGTCGCACGCCTTCCTCACCGCGCTGGAGGATTCCGAAAGCGTGGGGCCGGGGACGGGATGGACGCCCGCCCCGCTGGTGATCGAGGACGGGGCTGGGCACTTGCTGGCCGCGCTGCCGGCCTATGCCAAGGGCCACAGCCAGGGCGAATACGTGTTCGACCACGCCTGGGCCGACGCCTGGGAGCGCGCAGGGGGCGCCTACTACCCCAAGCTGCAGATCGCCGCGCCGTTCACTCCGGCGACGGGGCCGCGCCTGCTGTTGTCGGACCCCGCCTATGCCGCGCCCCTGTTGAAAGCGGCGCAGAGGGTGTGCCGCCAGCTCGAATTCTCCTCGGCACACGCGACTTTCGTCGAGCCGGAGCAAGTCGCGCTGTTCGAGCAGGCCGGCTGGCTGCCCCGCAGCGACATCCAGTTCCACTGGCACAACCGCGGCTACGCGACCTTCGAGGACTTCCTCGCCGAACTCGCCTCGCGCAAGCGCAAGGCCATCCGCAAGGAACGCCAGGCGGCGCAGGAGGGCGTCGAGATCCGGGCTCTGGCCGGGGCGGAGATCCGGCCCGAGCACTGGGACGCCTTCTGGCTGTTCTACCAGGACACCGGCTCGCGCAAATGGGGCAGCCCCTACCTGACCCGCTCGGCTTTCGACTTGTTCAGCGAGCGAATGGGCGAACAGGTCCTGCTGGTTATGGCGTTCGAAGAGGGCCGGCCGATTGCCGGGGCGCTCAACTTCATCGGCGAAGAGGCGATCTACGGACGCTACTGGGGCTGCGTGGTCGACAAGCCCTTCCTGCATTTCGAGCTGTGCTACTACCAGGCGATCGACGCGGCTATCGAGCGGGGCCTCGCAAGGGTCGAGGCCGGGGCGCAGGGCGGGCACAAGCTGGCCCGAGGCTATGAGCCGGTCCGAACCTGGTCGATGCACTACATCGCCGATCCGGGCTTCCGTGCGGCTGTCGCCGATTTCCTTGAACGCGAGCGGGCGGGTGTCGCCCAGGACCAACTCTACCTCGGAGAGCGGACGCCCTTCCGGAAGGGCTAA
- a CDS encoding glycerophosphodiester phosphodiesterase family protein — MLSSLDGWLAPAPDPARVGWLTKGAYAHRGLHGPGAVENSPTAFERAIEAGLGIECDVQLTADGRAMVFHDFELDRLTDESGPVAKRTAAELGQIGLTGSGDRIPSLRRLLEQIGGRVPLLVEVKTRRETPIDRLCRAVLQDLGAYAGPHAVMSFDPRVGHWFAGHSPVTVRGLVVSEADSGAAARRLSLWRARPDFLAYDVRNLPSRFAEGQRQRGLPLLTWTVRSAALAERAAACAATPIAEGEGVAWAQRPSTSSGRTE, encoded by the coding sequence TTGCTCTCAAGCCTTGACGGCTGGCTGGCTCCCGCGCCCGATCCGGCGCGGGTGGGCTGGCTGACGAAAGGCGCCTACGCGCATCGCGGGCTGCATGGTCCGGGCGCGGTCGAGAATTCTCCCACAGCCTTCGAGCGCGCCATCGAGGCGGGGCTCGGCATCGAATGTGATGTGCAACTGACCGCTGACGGGCGGGCGATGGTGTTCCATGACTTCGAGCTGGATCGGCTGACCGATGAAAGCGGTCCCGTTGCCAAGCGAACGGCAGCGGAGCTGGGACAGATCGGGCTAACCGGCTCCGGCGATAGGATTCCCAGTCTGCGCCGGTTGCTGGAGCAGATCGGTGGGCGCGTGCCGCTGCTGGTCGAGGTCAAGACACGGCGCGAGACTCCGATCGACAGGCTGTGTCGTGCAGTCCTGCAGGACCTCGGAGCGTACGCCGGCCCTCACGCAGTCATGAGCTTCGATCCGCGCGTCGGGCATTGGTTCGCCGGCCACTCGCCCGTCACGGTGCGGGGGCTGGTGGTTAGCGAAGCCGATTCTGGCGCTGCGGCCCGCCGGCTGTCCCTATGGCGCGCTCGGCCGGATTTCCTCGCCTACGACGTGCGCAACTTGCCGAGCCGATTCGCCGAGGGCCAACGCCAGCGTGGGCTGCCGCTGCTGACCTGGACCGTCCGCAGCGCTGCTCTGGCGGAAAGGGCGGCAGCCTGTGCCGCTACGCCGATCGCGGAAGGCGAGGGGGTCGCCTGGGCGCAGCGTCCTTCGACAAGCTCAGGACGAACGGAGTGA
- a CDS encoding RidA family protein: MSIEARLAELGITLPPAAAPVASYVPVVVSGGTAYVSGQLPFIDGQLATGRLGADVTLEQGIAAARACGVMILSQLQTALGSLDRVERIVKLEAFVNSTADFTDQAKVANGASDLMAEVFGEAGRHARAAVGVPVLPLGAAVEVDAIVALKP, translated from the coding sequence ATGAGCATCGAGGCCCGCCTTGCCGAACTCGGCATCACCCTTCCGCCCGCCGCCGCGCCGGTGGCGTCCTATGTTCCGGTCGTCGTTTCAGGCGGCACGGCCTACGTTTCGGGGCAGTTGCCGTTCATCGACGGCCAGCTCGCTACCGGCCGCCTGGGCGCTGACGTGACGCTGGAGCAGGGCATCGCCGCCGCCCGCGCTTGCGGGGTGATGATCCTGAGCCAGCTGCAGACCGCGCTCGGCTCGCTCGACCGGGTCGAACGGATCGTCAAGCTAGAGGCCTTCGTCAATTCGACTGCCGACTTCACCGACCAGGCCAAAGTGGCCAACGGCGCTTCGGACCTGATGGCCGAAGTGTTCGGCGAGGCCGGGCGCCATGCCCGGGCCGCGGTCGGCGTGCCCGTCCTGCCGCTCGGCGCCGCGGTCGAGGTGGACGCGATCGTTGCTCTCAAGCCTTGA
- a CDS encoding DUF3572 family protein: MTIINGREDTFKEPSGTALTALAWILSDSARAHRFLDLTGLTPEILRETVGDVATQRAVLDFLCAHEPDLLAAAESLGVEPSLLASMRDRIGQ; this comes from the coding sequence CTGACAATTATTAACGGTCGTGAAGATACGTTTAAGGAGCCGTCGGGGACGGCCCTTACGGCGCTAGCCTGGATTCTCAGCGACTCGGCGCGCGCCCACCGTTTCCTGGACCTCACCGGTCTGACGCCAGAAATCTTGCGCGAGACGGTTGGCGACGTGGCAACCCAGCGCGCGGTGCTGGATTTCCTCTGTGCGCATGAGCCGGACCTGCTCGCGGCCGCCGAGTCGCTCGGAGTCGAGCCGTCGCTCTTAGCCTCGATGCGCGACAGGATCGGCCAATGA
- a CDS encoding response regulator, which produces MTKRILVVEDNDLNRKLFCDVLTASGFAVEPVADGNVAIERARIFIPNLVVMDIQLQEVSGLDLIASLKKDAILADVPVLAVTAYAGKGDEQRIRDVGAEGYLAKPVSIGPFMAAVKGLVGQ; this is translated from the coding sequence ATGACGAAACGCATACTCGTTGTCGAGGACAACGATCTGAACCGGAAGCTTTTTTGCGACGTTCTCACTGCCAGTGGTTTCGCCGTCGAACCCGTAGCTGACGGAAATGTCGCCATCGAGCGGGCGCGGATCTTTATCCCCAATCTGGTCGTGATGGACATCCAGCTCCAGGAAGTCTCCGGCCTCGACCTCATCGCCAGCCTCAAAAAGGACGCGATCCTCGCCGATGTCCCCGTGCTCGCCGTGACGGCCTATGCCGGCAAGGGCGACGAACAACGGATCCGCGATGTCGGCGCTGAAGGTTACCTCGCCAAGCCGGTTTCGATCGGACCGTTCATGGCCGCGGTGAAGGGCCTGGTGGGTCAGTAA
- a CDS encoding Pycsar system effector family protein, protein MAETGAGPEPGGEGPAYSPNAIHLLRTAQRNTLVLAQMADQKASILMGACFLVFSIAVSRTLIGHLPWSLAILALFAFLSALCGAIAVMPSVGKPATTEQRNWLFFGHYHDRNEQEWADDLLGELKDDEEVFRLMLRDIYQNGQVLHRRKYRFLGYAYRLFIAGLVITLAAFAVELSQVY, encoded by the coding sequence ATGGCCGAGACGGGGGCAGGTCCAGAGCCAGGCGGTGAAGGCCCTGCCTATTCGCCAAACGCCATCCACTTGCTGCGCACGGCGCAGCGCAACACGTTGGTCCTGGCCCAGATGGCGGACCAGAAAGCCTCGATCCTGATGGGCGCCTGTTTCCTGGTGTTCTCGATCGCGGTCAGCCGGACCCTGATCGGGCACTTGCCCTGGTCGCTGGCGATCCTCGCGCTGTTTGCGTTCCTGAGCGCGCTGTGTGGGGCGATCGCGGTCATGCCCTCGGTCGGAAAGCCTGCGACGACCGAACAGCGCAACTGGCTGTTCTTTGGTCACTACCATGACCGCAACGAGCAGGAGTGGGCCGACGACCTGCTAGGCGAGCTCAAGGACGACGAAGAGGTGTTCCGCCTGATGCTGCGCGACATCTACCAGAACGGGCAGGTGCTCCACCGGCGCAAGTATCGTTTTCTGGGATATGCCTACCGGCTGTTCATCGCCGGGCTGGTCATCACGCTCGCCGCCTTCGCGGTCGAGCTCTCGCAGGTTTACTGA
- a CDS encoding acyl carrier protein: MVREDVDSRIRTLIEPFNKKNVELADATTFAGDLEFDSLTVMDFVAAIEDEFDIIISMNQQAEIESYGDLVNAVCSLAKD; the protein is encoded by the coding sequence ATGGTTCGCGAAGACGTCGACAGCCGCATCCGCACGCTGATCGAACCGTTCAACAAGAAGAACGTCGAACTGGCCGATGCCACGACGTTCGCCGGCGATCTCGAGTTCGACAGCCTGACCGTCATGGACTTTGTCGCCGCGATCGAGGACGAATTCGACATCATCATCAGCATGAACCAGCAGGCCGAGATCGAAAGCTACGGCGATCTCGTCAACGCGGTGTGTTCGCTGGCGAAGGACTGA
- the spt gene encoding serine palmitoyltransferase, producing the protein MSEGISQADKPEVLEGHERDLFSKFDDIIHTRETLLASGVEDPFSLVMEQVLSPTRAVCNGRDTILLGTYNYMGMTFDPDVIEAGKNALENFGAGTTGSRVLNGTYRGHRDVEDALREFYAMDHAMVFSTGYQANLGIISTIAGKGDYIVLDIDSHASIWDGCALGNAEVVPFKHNDIEAMDKRLGRIPEGAGKLVVLEGVYSMLGDIAPLKEMIAVAKKHGAMVLVDEAHSMGFIGENGRGVAEAQGVLDDVDFVIGTFSKSVGTVGGFCVSNHPKFEIMRLVCRPYVFTASLPPSVVATAATSIRKLMHGSNKRAHLWENSKRLHGGLTQLGFKLGTAEPQSAIVAVIMPDLEHGAAMWEALLKEGLYVNLARPPATPANMTLLRCSLCAEHSSEEVETILGMFERAGKAVGII; encoded by the coding sequence ATGAGCGAAGGAATCAGCCAGGCGGACAAGCCTGAAGTGCTCGAAGGTCACGAACGCGACCTGTTCAGCAAGTTCGACGACATCATCCACACCCGCGAGACGCTTCTCGCCAGCGGGGTTGAGGATCCGTTCAGCCTGGTGATGGAGCAAGTGCTCTCGCCGACCCGCGCGGTCTGCAACGGGCGCGATACGATCCTGCTCGGCACCTACAACTACATGGGCATGACCTTCGACCCCGACGTGATCGAGGCCGGCAAGAACGCGCTCGAGAACTTCGGCGCCGGAACCACCGGCAGCCGGGTCCTCAACGGCACATACCGCGGGCACCGCGATGTCGAGGACGCGCTGCGTGAGTTCTATGCCATGGATCATGCCATGGTGTTCTCGACTGGCTACCAGGCCAACCTCGGGATCATCTCCACGATTGCCGGCAAGGGCGACTACATCGTCCTCGACATCGATTCGCACGCGAGCATCTGGGACGGCTGCGCGCTCGGCAATGCCGAGGTGGTGCCGTTCAAGCACAACGACATCGAGGCGATGGACAAGCGGCTCGGCCGCATCCCCGAAGGCGCCGGCAAGCTGGTCGTCCTCGAAGGCGTCTACTCGATGCTCGGCGACATCGCCCCGCTCAAGGAGATGATCGCGGTCGCCAAGAAGCACGGCGCCATGGTCCTGGTCGACGAGGCGCACTCGATGGGCTTCATCGGCGAAAACGGCCGCGGCGTGGCCGAGGCGCAGGGCGTGCTCGACGATGTCGACTTCGTCATCGGCACCTTCTCCAAGAGCGTCGGCACCGTCGGCGGCTTCTGCGTTTCGAACCACCCGAAGTTCGAGATCATGCGGCTGGTCTGCCGCCCCTACGTGTTCACCGCCAGCCTGCCGCCGAGCGTGGTCGCCACCGCCGCCACCTCGATCCGCAAGCTGATGCACGGCTCCAACAAGCGCGCGCATCTGTGGGAGAACTCCAAGCGCCTGCACGGTGGGTTGACCCAGCTCGGCTTCAAGCTCGGCACCGCAGAGCCGCAGAGCGCGATCGTCGCGGTCATCATGCCCGACCTCGAACATGGCGCGGCGATGTGGGAAGCGCTGCTCAAGGAAGGCCTCTACGTCAACCTCGCCCGCCCGCCGGCGACCCCGGCGAACATGACCCTGCTGCGCTGTTCGCTCTGCGCCGAGCACTCGAGCGAAGAGGTCGAGACTATTCTCGGCATGTTCGAACGCGCCGGAAAGGCCGTGGGGATCATTTAG
- a CDS encoding MBL fold metallo-hydrolase: MAPQPQIRAFFDEPTFTVSYLVSDPVTRRAAIIDPVLDFDLASGEADVRSAEAILAAAREEGLTVEWVLETHAHADHLSAAPFLKAETGAKIGIGEHIRDVQKIFRPMFLADDLKTDGSDFDRLFADGERFAIGELEVEVMHVPGHTPADLAYRIGDAVFVGDTLFMPDYGTARADFPGGDARQLYRSIRRLLALPEETRLFLCHDYKAPGREDYRWETTVGEERRANVHVHDGVSEDEFVAMREARDTGLAVPRLLLPSIQVNIRAGRLPPAEANGVSYLRLPVKPVRRPVGSK, encoded by the coding sequence ATGGCCCCCCAGCCGCAGATTCGCGCCTTCTTTGACGAGCCGACTTTCACCGTCAGCTATCTCGTATCGGACCCGGTGACGCGCCGCGCCGCCATCATTGATCCAGTGCTCGACTTCGACCTTGCCTCGGGCGAGGCCGATGTTCGTTCGGCCGAAGCGATTCTGGCAGCCGCCCGCGAGGAAGGCCTGACTGTGGAATGGGTGCTGGAAACCCATGCCCATGCCGATCACCTCTCCGCCGCGCCGTTCCTCAAGGCAGAAACCGGCGCAAAGATCGGCATCGGGGAGCACATCCGCGACGTGCAGAAGATCTTCCGGCCGATGTTCCTGGCCGACGATCTCAAAACCGATGGCTCCGACTTCGATCGCCTGTTCGCCGATGGAGAACGCTTCGCGATTGGCGAACTTGAGGTCGAGGTGATGCACGTCCCCGGCCACACGCCGGCGGACTTGGCCTATCGGATCGGTGATGCCGTGTTCGTTGGCGACACGCTGTTCATGCCGGACTACGGCACGGCGCGCGCCGACTTTCCAGGCGGCGACGCGCGCCAGCTCTATCGTTCGATCCGCCGCTTGCTTGCCTTGCCCGAGGAAACCCGGCTGTTCTTGTGCCACGACTACAAGGCGCCGGGCCGCGAGGACTATCGCTGGGAAACCACTGTCGGAGAAGAACGCCGCGCCAACGTTCATGTCCATGACGGCGTCAGCGAGGACGAGTTCGTCGCCATGCGCGAGGCACGCGACACCGGACTCGCCGTCCCGCGGCTGCTGCTGCCCTCGATCCAGGTCAACATCAGAGCAGGCCGCTTGCCACCGGCCGAAGCGAACGGCGTCAGCTACCTCCGGCTGCCAGTGAAACCGGTGCGAAGGCCCGTCGGGTCTAAATGA
- a CDS encoding ArsR/SmtB family transcription factor produces the protein MEQSLNPPMDLATFEAHAGTVADLLKALGNQRRLMVMCKLAEHGEVTVGTLADEVGLGQSALSQHLARMRSEGLVTFRRESQTLWYRIADPRCGRLLATLYELYCKDSDQ, from the coding sequence ATGGAACAGTCTCTCAATCCCCCGATGGATCTCGCTACCTTCGAAGCGCACGCAGGAACCGTGGCCGATCTGCTCAAGGCGCTGGGTAACCAGCGCCGGCTGATGGTTATGTGCAAACTTGCCGAACATGGCGAGGTGACGGTCGGCACGCTGGCCGACGAAGTGGGCCTGGGCCAATCCGCCCTGTCTCAACACCTCGCCCGCATGCGCTCCGAAGGTCTGGTGACGTTTCGGCGCGAAAGCCAGACGCTTTGGTACCGTATCGCCGATCCCCGGTGTGGGAGGCTGCTCGCCACGCTCTACGAGCTTTATTGCAAGGATTCGGACCAGTGA